The nucleotide window ACTTACTCAAACTGTCGTCGTTGCAGATGCCCGTAGATGTCTCTGGGTCTATTCCCAAACACACTTGCACGAGGGACAGAGCGCGCGCGTGGTCCACCGGCGCCGTCAGAAGCTGGTTCACGTCGCCGTTAATGATGTGGCAGAGGCAAAGAGGAGCATAGATGCTCGGATCGCCGCCGCTGATGAATCGACTGACTCCGGCGCAGCACTGCGTGCTCGGATCCTTGCTGCTGTTGGTGGTGAGGAAACCGGAGCACGGAGGCATCAGCATCACCAGCGATGCCTTGCACTCCtttggctgcggcggcggcgcaggcggcGTCACGTTGTAGCAGGGGATGAACGGAATCTTTGGAAACGCGGGAGGGCATGGTATAATTCGCGGCAGTGGCAGGTCAGGGATCTCGTACGTGGCCGTCGGGTGCAAGACGACTTCGCCGTTGGCCGATGGCGCAGGAGCCGCCGCGGCGGCCTTGGCTGCTCCTCCGTCTCTGGCGGCCGCAGATTGGTGCAGCAGGCTGGGCAAGACCACGGCGAAGGCCACGAGCAACGCGATCAGCGTGTACTTGCTGGACGGCGCCATAGATCTCTCTTTGGTctttggatggatggatggatgggcgCGTAAACTAACAGAGGCTTGGTTAGCTTCTGTGGTATGAGATGAACCTTGAACGAAAGGAAAGGGTCAATTTATAGGAGTGGCCTGGGGTTTAGGGTTGGCATGCCGTTGAGATATCTCTCTGATTCTTCTCGTACTAGATTGTTTGTTGTATATTTGTTAGCTAGAGTATATCTAGATATGCAACTGTAACAAGTAGAATGGGCCGATCTTGTAGATATCAGCAGTTGTAAACTTGTAATCCCAACTCACCGTCAACTTTCGTTCTGTTGTTGCTGTATATTACGGTTATTTTGCGCTACGATCTACAACAGAAGGAATCAGGGTAACAGAAACAAGATCACAACGCAGAGCTCTGCTAATATATCCATAGCAGGACGCGATGCCTGAGACGAATGAAATTCAATGCAAGCTGTAGGATCATAATCATCACAAATGGACCTTGCACATGTTCTATTCTTCAACATCCCGGCGGCCGCCGTGTCATATGGGATACCCAGCCGacgccaggaggaggaggacactgAGGCAAGCTAGGTAgcagaaggcgaggaaggagatgcaacactcgatctacttttgaaacatcaaaacgcaacacttgcaacatatgtctcaaaacaatgaaacacttgaaacatacgtttgaaacacttgtaaaaacacatgcacaacacttgaaaccattgtaaACACACACAACTTCctaataaaacacttgcaacatatgtatgaaacatatgcaacatccagataaacacacatgcaacatacgtctgaaaaacaaatgaaacattgagaacaaaAGTTTATAACATAGTGTACAACCAATGCAACATATTCAATatatcgatctacttttgcaacgttcatatgaaacacttacaacatacccaTGAAACATCTGGCACACTTAAATATGCgttttgcaacataggggagacCAGGGCGAGTCGATTCCAACCGTCGGGGTAGAGCCGGCggtgagcaccaccagcaccagtgGCGGCACATGAGCACCACCAACGGCAGGTGCGCGAGCAACACCAAAACTAGCGCCACTAGCACCAAGCTTCAGCTCAGCTGGGCGAGCGGGGCGCGCAACGGGCGAAGTGAGCAgcacagcaccagcaccagcagcgcCGTGCGAGCACCACCACTAGCAGCGCCCTTGGCTCAGTCAGGTGGGCGGCACGCGTGATGGGAGGGAGCAACACGCGATGGGTGAGAGCGAGCAGCGACCGAGCGACTGGCACGGGATATGGCGTGCGGCTGCAGCGAGACAGAGTGGGCGTGCGGCGTCCGAACGGGGATGGACACCTGCGTCCTATCATTATCGATAAATAAAAGAGGTTCTTTGTTAAAAAAAAAGAGGTTCCAGTATCACACCCTGAGACGGGACCAAGGCCGGAGGTCCTCTGGTGAACACAGACAAATG belongs to Miscanthus floridulus cultivar M001 chromosome 4, ASM1932011v1, whole genome shotgun sequence and includes:
- the LOC136551418 gene encoding uncharacterized protein, translating into MAPSSKYTLIALLVAFAVVLPSLLHQSAAARDGGAAKAAAAAPAPSANGEVVLHPTATYEIPDLPLPRIIPCPPAFPKIPFIPCYNVTPPAPPPQPKECKASLVMLMPPCSGFLTTNSSKDPSTQCCAGVSRFISGGDPSIYAPLCLCHIINGDVNQLLTAPVDHARALSLVQVCLGIDPETSTGICNDDSLRKQIPPMELPKPPTPAPGKKA